In the Planctomycetia bacterium genome, GCTTGATTCTTGAAGAAACTAACGCAACACTTGGTATCACGCGTGGGGGCAGGTCAGCTGCACCGACCCTTCCGGCCATTGCCTCGAGTACGTCCATTGTCAGTCCCATAAGCTGCTTCTCCTAACAGGTCTCAAGTTCTTCGCCGAGCAGTCGGTTCAGCAGCGTGGACTTGCCGACGTTCGTGGCACCGACGAACGCGATGATCGACCGCCCCTGCATGGTCGCACGGCGGCGAATCAGCCCGAGGACCTTCGTCGCCTGCAGCCAGACGTCGCGCACCTCGGGCACGGCGCGGTGATAATCGGCC is a window encoding:
- a CDS encoding 50S ribosome-binding GTPase; the encoded protein is MRTVAGSTCRSVTTDRWFGEWGSPRMNAEELLLLTDELWLGCSESADYHRAVPEVRDVWLQATKVLGLIRRRATMQGRSIIAFVGATNVGKSTLLNRLLGEELETC